The Drosophila sulfurigaster albostrigata strain 15112-1811.04 chromosome 3, ASM2355843v2, whole genome shotgun sequence genomic sequence ACTCTCTCCCATCCAGAAGCGTTTCGATTGCCCTAAACTGTCATCAACTTAATTGCCCCAAATACACCAGGGTGTGCACAGTTGTTGTTCTGTTGTCGGTTGTGCTGGGCGTGTATGgccataaaatcaaattcaatttgacaAATCATTACAGCACGCATCGGTTTTTAGGGGGTTCATTCGATTTACTTTGTTTCGTAGGGCTTGTTTTTTAGGTTCATTTTTGATGGATCCTCTCCGGAAGTGCGGCTAGTAGCGCGTGCAAATTGATTTCGCTGTCAAAAATTAATATCCAAGCCAAAAAAGTGTGTGTTAAATGTTAACACTCCTATTTATAATGCACGACTAGGCCTCGCggtgtgctgtgctgtgctgtggtaGTGGTGGGGTTGTGGTAACTCTGTAAAACAATACATTGCAAACATTGCGTAAGTTCCCGACGACAAACCACAAAACGCCCCCAACATCAAGCCATGTAAAGTGTGGCAACGCCAGCCGCAATTCACACGAGAGCAGGAAAGCGAAATCACGATATGGATGATAACGTAAACTTTGTATTGACAATTGCGGATGATCAATTATACATATCATATGATATCAGTACAAATATTATGTAATAATCACTATATTGTATCTATTCTAGATACTGTGTTATTTATTagatatatgtaaatacatgaTATGTTCATGCCATTATGCAAATGCTGTTCGGATGACTAAACGCCATTCACTGTTGTCATTTGAGAAGTATCGAAATGAATGAGTTGCCTGTGAGTTAAGCTGAGTAGTCTGATCACTGTCAATAAAGAGAAAGAGCTTCGCAGCAGCTGTACAATTAAGTGCCGCGTCGTTCCGTCTGAATCGAGCTATAGCATGAATCATGAATCACATGCAACCACTCACGACCAACGGGCATTATTGCAGTTAAGGAGTTTCCAGTTTACCCAGCGCAGCACAGTGGGCACACACTTCCAGGCAGGCAATCATATTCGTCCCACTGTGGCACTGTTAATGACTCAAGTCTGAAGCAAGACTGCAAATATTTCGCACGTTTCACAAACAAACGCATACACTAATACCAACTCTCACAGGCACACGCACAGTAGCCCATAGTTACAGTTAAATGCTTTTTGCACTGACCGTCGATCATCAGTGCTTTacttgtgtgagtgtgagtgacaGACAGGTGCTGAAAAGCGGTTGCGGCTGCTCCGTCTCGCCTCGTCTTTCTTCTTCGCTTTGTCGTGGTACTTGTCATTTCTGCATttgagaacaacaacaacaacaacaaagagaatGACTGACGTCACAGCAACGTAGTTGGTTGGCAATTTTGTCGCTTTATTCTGATTCTAGTTGCGTCCGCGTCGACCTTAACAGCTAATTTTATGAATTGCTTGAAGCGCTCTCTCACACGTTTATTCACTGGCCCCCCTCAAAGCTTTATAGTGCTCACTTAACGGGCATTCTCTCTGTTTTTCTCTTATGCTCTCTCTCACTGGGTCTGTGTCTCCCCCGCTATGGGGTATGCGCTCTTTGCATTGGCATCGCATGCGCGACCGTCGCGTCGAGTGTTCTTCAGTTGCTTTTCGACTCGCGAACTGAGCGCAACGCACAATTTAGCGGGTTTTACGacttttgtgctttttgtttgtgttgtaaATGTGCGGAGTGGAAAGgcataattaataaaacaaaagcaaacgtcggccaacgacagcgacaacgaaaacaacaaaaattaacaagAGCGCCATATATAATCAAAACGTAAATAAAAGTGTAGATAAcgaaagaaataaacaacTGGAAAGCTTCAAACCGATCAAAATCTTTCGATTAAAATTCTTATTGTGGATGACTCAACGCAACGACAAATCgaatgtttctttttgttttatacaattaataaagaaaaactgcATAATAATGAGCTGTGTGCTGTGACTTTCAGCCTTAGGGCTTATTCGATGAAGCTGCTCGACACCTTGGCCTTATCATCATTTGTGTTAGCTTGTAGCCATAATCGTAGCCCCTCCAGCTCTTCCAGCAAATGCCGCGACCCGATAGCTTCACTTCATATCTGCCGCCCTCGATATACTGACCATTTAAGTTActgcaaataaaagtaatacaaGATTATTGCCAACCAGATCAATAATATCATCAAGAAAcccaaataataattgtgaaagcattaagttaaatattagTTGATATGCTGTTTCGAGTTAACAAACTTAACAAGTGTGCATAGTAATAACGAgttaattttagaatattatcGCAGATTTATTATACCTTTCAAAAACTTGATCAAGTTAAAGTTCCCTAACAGTGTCTGAAGTTTGTTATATACTCACCTATGCTCGCACTCCTTGTACCACCAAGCACCCACATTCGATAATGGACATTGACCCCTGGTGTGATCATTATCGAAAGTGGAAAATGGCATTCCCTCATGATATCTTAAAGAATCTCCAGCATCGCCAGAGTATTTTCCCAATGAGAGCAGTGAAAATGCATCGGACTCGTTGCCAACGATGAAGTGATCGTATTTGGCATAATGGGATTCGCCATCAAAGTCCTGTAGATATATGTACAGCTCGTTTGGCTCTGCCGAGGTCATAGCATGCAAATTCTCCAATCCGATAAAGAACTCTCCATGCAGATTTCCAAAACCCTTTCGATACTCGTTCCAGCTGCGATAAAAGTTTTCACTACCGTCTTGTCGTCGTTGTATGGTTGTCCAGCCTGCGCCTGCTGTGCGCGTCTCACAAGCGACCGCAAAGGGTGGCAATCCTGGCACTTGTATAGTTTGTATGGTGTTTGTATTGATCATGGCCGCCAAGCACGATGGCGGATAGCCTAGAGGCGAAAtgattaatttgcattttgggcTTTCAAAGTAACTTTATACCTTTGGGCACGGATAGCGCATTCATAGCTTTAAGTTGATTCAATTCTCGCTCTAAGCTGGTGGATAAAAACAAGTTGATTTTAAATGTGGTTATGATATATTCATAAAGTCACCTGGATATTAGTGCTTCGGCTTGGACTATAATATTTTGCCAAGATTTTCCATCTGCTGCCAGGACTGGCAATCCATTACAGATGCAATAGAGTAACcagattatatatatttcaatatggCACTGCATTTAAGCTGATCTCACAATATAAACTAAACACAAGTGGCAACATATTTTAATCGAAGTGCTCAGCTTTCAAGCATACCCTTTACTATTTGCCAAAAGGGTATGCTAAAAACTCATAACCGCAGACATTAATTTGcgttgaaaatttaaaataaagtggTGCAACCGATAATGATGAAGATGACTAATAGATACCTCGCAGTTTATTTCTAGACGTAACCTTAGTTTGTGGCGattgtataaaattataatcttATCAGTTGCATGTAAAAGCGTAGGTCAAGTATTTAATAGCGTGATAATTAAATGTGGAAGTGCATgaaaaaataagtatatttatgtactatacaaatatttatttgttcaggAAATGCGCAAAAGGTTTTTGCTATTAATGTTAAATCGCAAGACAAACTTTTtcgaatataaataaaacacattttgcatACTAATAGAGATATGTTACATAGTACTCTCGAATTCTCGCCGACCAAATGCTacaatgaatgaaaattaataatggCGAGTATTAAAATGATTCACATTCTCTTGAAGCTGTCGTATTGCCATGAGGGGGAGTAGGAAAATTACGGCACTTGGGTCGGATCATCATTTGGGTGAATCTGTATCCATAGTTGTGACCACGCCAAGCTCTCCAACACATGCCCCGAGCGAAGAGCTTCTCCTCGTATTTGCCGCCCTTGATATATTGACCATTGAGGTTGCTGACGATAGATCCATGTATCAATAtcacacaaaatataaaattttgaaataatgcTCACCTATCGACACAACTGTTATACCACCAGGCACCGACATGGAGAAATGCACAGTTGCGATGAAACTCCCGATCATTATCCCGATCGTAGGTAGAGAACTTCATCTTGCGATGACTTCGCAATGAATCTCCTGCTGTTCCCGAATAGTCACCCAGCATGTTGAGTGCATAGTCATCCTGTTCGCTGCCAATGGCAAATTCATCAAATTTCGCATAACGCTTCGCACCATCAAAGTCCTCCAGGGCAATGTAAAGCTCAAAGGGTTCCATCGCTGTTATCGCGCGCAGTTTCTCCAGGCCAATGAAGAACTCGCCGTTGAGATCACCAAATCCCTGCTTGTACTCCGCCCAATTTCGAAAGAAATTCAAGCTGCCATTCAGCCGCCTTTGTATGACCAGCCAGCCGAAGCCGGCAATGCAATTGTCACAGTAGACTTTGAATGGATCAATTCCCGGCACTTGTATTTTGTGCACTCCACTTGAATTGAAAAAGGACGATAGACAGGATGACGGATAACTTCCACCTGTATTTAAAACACACACGAAGAGTATTACAATTAGTTAATCCATtagtaaataaaagcaaatatactTGTCTTGGGGAATTGTGAATCTTCAGTATACGCGTAGTCCTTGAGTTCTTCTAGCTTATTCTTCAAACTGTAAAATAATCTAGTTTTATACTTTACATCCATTTGTTCTCTTTACTCACCTTCTCAGCAGATTTTCTGCAGTGTTCTCCCATATTTCCAGACCTTCTGCCTGTAAAACATTGTCAATCTTGTAATGATCTCACATATATAAGCAAAACTTATATTCTTACCTCAGCACTTATGCACCACACActtaaaaagctaaaaattataattgttttgctCACAACCATTATGATGCACCTTGTTAGCTATTCTTTAAACACACTTTAAAGATCGTGTAGTAAGTTTAATTGTAGCATTgcgtttaaaataatttctcaaTCTTTCTTTATGAGCTGCGATGCGAATAAAAGTCTAAACCTTATCTCTGCTATGAATCGTTTCACGGTTTTGATGCTTTTCATTCATTGATTACCCACTTTAGCCATGTAGATTGTACAATGaatgtttatttgcattattcatATCACCCTTTCCACGAAGCTATTATCATGCGCTATATATAGTGTATGTAAGTCGAGCTCGAACATCTATAAATTGTTTCCTTATTCATTCaactgaattattattatttttttatagtaaaGGGCTTTGCAATGTGGATTGAGTGTAGGATACAATTTTTAGGTGTTAAAAACCTacgaaataaatgaattttctttACTGAGGATAGTGTGTGAAATGACcaacaaagcaaatgaaaatagttTTGAAAGCAActcaatttaaacaatttgatcAATAAATGCCGCATAagatcattaaaaatattagttCACTGCGAATCAActaaatcgaaatgaaaaatatttatacataaagTAGATATACAATAAGTAGATTTACTTTTcgatttctttcttttttgttagctaaaaatgaaaacaaataaattggaGTGAGATAAAAAAAGTGATCtgcatatttgtatttaaatatgcaaacagCTGGCAAACATACGTTTGATATATAGATTCTGGCATGATGCTGGCACGTGTGGGCTTTATGTGGATTCTGTGGGAGCTATGCGCCCAATGGCTGTCAAACTGTGCGGTGCGGGGTTTTTTGGGTCTGGCATTCATTTTACGCGCTGTTTGCGctttggattttgttttgttttatccGACGCGTCAATctcgaaatgaaaatacaacaaaatgaataaataaaacaagcgaACGCTTAGACAAGCCAAGACAAGAGACACACGAATAGacgtaaataataataagtatagaAACTTTGTTATTAAACGTGTGGGTGGCGACagttactgctgctgtcgacTTCGACTTGAGCGCGTCTCGATCTCGAACTCGCTTCAGTcttcagtattcagtattcagtCTTGAGTTTCAGCCACGACGTGGCACACACGGAAAGTTCAGCTTGAAGATTGCGCCCAAAAATGCGTTTGATTCGACGCGCAAACCCAAAAGTATCCTTAATAGTTATCgatagttgtttttgttcataCTGTTgctctattattatttatcgatattcaTAAATTCTAACGGCTTACTGGCTTCTTTGCAGATGGCCATACCGCCACCAC encodes the following:
- the LOC133846419 gene encoding ficolin-2-like; protein product: MQCHIEIYIIWLLYCICNGLPVLAADGKSWQNIIVQAEALISSLERELNQLKAMNALSVPKGYPPSCLAAMINTNTIQTIQVPGLPPFAVACETRTAGAGWTTIQRRQDGSENFYRSWNEYRKGFGNLHGEFFIGLENLHAMTSAEPNELYIYLQDFDGESHYAKYDHFIVGNESDAFSLLSLGKYSGDAGDSLRYHEGMPFSTFDNDHTRGQCPLSNVGAWWYKECEHSNLNGQYIEGGRYEVKLSGRGICWKSWRGYDYGYKLTQMMIRPRCRAASSNKP
- the LOC133846418 gene encoding fibrinogen C domain-containing protein 1; the encoded protein is MVVSKTIIIFSFLSVWCISAEAEGLEIWENTAENLLRSLKNKLEELKDYAYTEDSQFPKTSGSYPSSCLSSFFNSSGVHKIQVPGIDPFKVYCDNCIAGFGWLVIQRRLNGSLNFFRNWAEYKQGFGDLNGEFFIGLEKLRAITAMEPFELYIALEDFDGAKRYAKFDEFAIGSEQDDYALNMLGDYSGTAGDSLRSHRKMKFSTYDRDNDREFHRNCAFLHVGAWWYNSCVDSNLNGQYIKGGKYEEKLFARGMCWRAWRGHNYGYRFTQMMIRPKCRNFPTPPHGNTTASRECESF